CAAGCCGCCGCTGAACCGGAATATGACGACACCGCCATTCGCTTCCTCGAGGCGCTTTGGGGCGATGGCTATCTGTCGCCCGGCGGTCCGGAGGAAGTCGATCGCGTGATCGCCGGCTTGCCGCTCGCGGGGAAGAGTGTGCTGGATATCGGCTGCGGCGCGGGTGGCGTGACGCTGCATCTCGCCGCCAGCCATGGAGCCGGCCACGCGACCGGCTACGACGTGGAGCTACCGGTGATCGCCGCCGCCCGGCAGCGCGCACGCAAGGCCGGCCTGTCGGACAGGCTCGACTTCGTCCATGGGCCGCCCGGTCCCTTGCCTTTCGCCGACGACAGCTTTGACGTCGTCTTTTCCAAGGACGCGATGCTCCACGTTGCGGACAAGGATGCGCTCCTTGCA
The window above is part of the Rhizobiaceae bacterium genome. Proteins encoded here:
- a CDS encoding methyltransferase domain-containing protein produces the protein MNQAAAEPEYDDTAIRFLEALWGDGYLSPGGPEEVDRVIAGLPLAGKSVLDIGCGAGGVTLHLAASHGAGHATGYDVELPVIAAARQRARKAGLSDRLDFVHGPPGPLPFADDSFDVVFSKDAMLHVADKDALLAEIFRVLKPGGALAASDWLIGHDSEPSTDMKAYVAAEGLSFSMASPDRYRLAMERAGFEDIVLTDRNGWYRETARGELERLKGPLYEAVSRTIGKEYVDKNIRTWEAMQKVLDSGEHRPTHLRARKPDR